Proteins encoded in a region of the Nicotiana tomentosiformis chromosome 9, ASM39032v3, whole genome shotgun sequence genome:
- the LOC104112555 gene encoding transcription initiation factor TFIID subunit 8-like, translating into MNDGGGENVEDSGKKKKSGVNAFSQAIARIVIAQICESVGFQGFQHSALDALSDVAVRYVREVGKTADLYANLAGRSQGNVFDVIQGLEDLGSVQGFSGASDVNRCLFSSGTIRELIRHVNEAEENPFAYSIPGFPVVKDVKRNPSFVQAGESPPEHVPSWLPVFPDSESYSNLNSAEKKDSDCRNSKVEQVEELRNADKPLVPGSGLGASVAISQENPSKAKRVIQCNPFLAPPLHFGEKEVSQVSVPVRLSDEALVQPQNHAAMENQACMLETFAPANEAVKATPVDIEDGRNNILLNTKSPLQFRLRRSGKPLGKAVGLLDKDHEDFASPLCGENGKDDKKRRAEQILKESESDMQDLPHL; encoded by the coding sequence ATGAACGATGGAGGCGGGGAGAATGTGGAAGACAGTGGCAAAAAGAAGAAATCAGGGGTCAATGCATTTTCCCAGGCTATTGCTAGAATTGTCATTGCACAGATATGTGAGAGTGTAGGGTTTCAGGGTTTTCAGCATTCTGCATTGGATGCGCTCTCAGATGTGGCGGTTCGGTATGTTCGAGAAGTAGGGAAGACAGCTGATTTGTATGCGAATTTAGCTGGCAGGAGTCAGGGAAATgtgtttgatgtgattcaagGATTGGAAGATTTGGGTTCCGTCCAGGGTTTTTCTGGTGCTTCAGATGTCAATCGCTGCCTTTTTAGTTCCGGGACGATCCGAGAACTAATTAGACATGTTAATGAGGCTGAGGAAAACCCCTTTGCGTATTCTATTCCCGGTTTTCCAGTTGTCAAGGATGTGAAACGAAACCCTAGCTTTGTACAAGCTGGAGAAAGCCCCCCAGAGCACGTGCCTTCTTGGTTACCAGTGTTCCCAGACTCAGAAAGCTATTCAAATTTGAATTCAGCAGAGAAGAAAGACAGTGATTGTAGAAACAGTAAGGTTGAGCAAGTTGAAGAGCTGAGAAATGCAGACAAGCCTTTGGTGCCAGGGAGTGGCTTAGGAGCTTCTGTAGCTATTAGTCAGGAAAATCCTTCCAAGGCTAAAAGAGTAATTCAATGTAATCCGTTTCTTGCCCCACCTCTGCACTTCGGGGAGAAGGAAGTGTCTCAAGTTTCTGTTCCTGTTAGACTTTCCGATGAGGCCTTGGTTCAGCCTCAAAATCATGCAGCAATGGAGAACCAAGCTTGTATGTTAGAGACATTTGCACCAGCCAATGAAGCAGTCAAGGCTACTCCAGTGGACATTGAAGATGGCAGGAATAACATTCTATTAAACACCAAATCCCCTCTACAATTTAGATTGAGAAGGAGCGGAAAACCATTAGGTAAGGCAGTTGGTCTTCTGGATAAGGACCATGAGGACTTTGCATCTCCTCTTTGTGGTGAAAATGGAAAAGATGATAAGAAGAGGAGGGCGGAACAGATTCTTAAAGAATCTGAATCTGATATGCAGGATTTGCCTCACTTGTAA